A region from the Gallaecimonas pentaromativorans genome encodes:
- a CDS encoding SRPBCC family protein has translation MVWLKRVVTALVLLVVILLIVGLFLPRDVQVERTVTIIAPPQQVYAEVVDLKHFNHWSPWFGIDPATRYVLAGKPGQPGQQLSWQSDNPSVGKGSMTLVESNAPGYVAFKLDFGPQGQADSYFRIRKDGKQSEVTWGFRTNFGNDIAGRYFGLMMDSVLGKDFEKGLASLKKTVEEGENKPDDNG, from the coding sequence ATGGTCTGGTTGAAAAGAGTGGTGACAGCACTGGTGCTGTTGGTGGTGATATTGCTGATTGTCGGCCTGTTCCTGCCGCGAGACGTGCAGGTGGAGCGCACCGTCACCATCATCGCGCCGCCTCAGCAGGTCTATGCCGAGGTGGTGGACCTTAAACATTTCAACCATTGGTCACCCTGGTTCGGTATCGATCCGGCCACCCGCTATGTACTGGCTGGCAAGCCCGGTCAACCGGGGCAGCAGCTCAGTTGGCAGTCCGACAACCCCAGTGTCGGTAAAGGCTCCATGACTCTGGTTGAGTCCAACGCGCCCGGTTACGTGGCCTTCAAACTCGATTTTGGCCCCCAGGGCCAGGCTGATAGCTACTTTCGGATCCGCAAAGACGGCAAGCAAAGCGAAGTCACCTGGGGCTTTCGTACCAACTTTGGCAACGACATTGCCGGCCGCTATTTTGGGCTGATGATGGACAGCGTGCTGGGTAAGGATTTCGAGAAGGGCCTTGCCAGTCTGAAAAAGACGGTAGAAGAGGGTGAAAATAAACCCGACGACAACGGCTAG
- a CDS encoding permease, with translation MLLLLSLLALFAGPLLYRYLARQQDWLVLLDNFIFVVIGGLLLFHVMPEALRAGGWPVLILLLAGAVGPGKLEHLFSGAAKATHNLTLLVGVAGLCLHAITDGAALVDASHTQAGALLALGVVLHRLPVGLTLWWLLRPQFGTFAAVLALALVVIGTLVGYFVGFHWLPDVSPRQLGWLQGLVAGTLLHVVLHRPFSRHHHGSQWMAGLGGLAGAAVLVAISMPALYQAQAHGHAHDADAGAALLRFWLALSPWLLAAYGLAMVMNWLQPLRHRGDEQGQGLLRGMAWGLMLPVCLPDAARVYPKLLQHGAKPLMALAFLLAAPIFGIDALLASFALLGGELTLWRFLAVLVLALVCAGLLVRFLPQVPGRSCYQHDAEAPLRSAFEMGYGHLIDHTAPWVITGLVVASTLAPHPLWATLAAQPVLQLLLVLALAFPLHLCATGLTPVVAVLLAFGLDWGAALALLLVGPALNLGLLRYLAAQHSRQFALAYGLAVVAIAAVLALVISQWLGIGASSLPELSAEQLDSPWRVLCALVLIAVFSTALLRRGARGFVAELWPKGLEIKPHHHH, from the coding sequence GCTGGCCCCCTACTTTATCGCTACCTCGCTCGCCAGCAAGACTGGCTGGTGCTGCTGGATAATTTCATCTTCGTGGTGATAGGTGGCCTGCTGCTGTTTCATGTGATGCCAGAGGCCTTGCGGGCCGGTGGCTGGCCGGTGCTTATCTTGCTGCTGGCCGGTGCTGTCGGCCCCGGTAAACTGGAACACCTGTTCAGCGGCGCCGCCAAGGCGACCCACAACCTGACCCTGTTGGTGGGGGTGGCAGGTCTTTGCCTGCATGCCATCACTGACGGCGCAGCGTTGGTGGATGCCAGCCACACCCAGGCTGGCGCCCTGCTGGCCTTGGGGGTAGTGCTGCATCGCTTGCCGGTAGGCCTGACTCTGTGGTGGCTGCTGCGGCCGCAGTTTGGCACCTTCGCGGCGGTATTGGCCCTGGCGCTGGTGGTTATCGGTACCTTGGTAGGTTATTTCGTCGGCTTCCACTGGTTGCCGGATGTCAGCCCCCGCCAGTTGGGCTGGTTGCAGGGCTTGGTGGCTGGCACCTTGTTGCACGTGGTGCTGCACCGACCCTTTAGCCGCCATCACCATGGCAGCCAGTGGATGGCGGGTCTTGGCGGCCTGGCCGGCGCAGCGGTGCTGGTGGCGATCTCCATGCCGGCCCTTTACCAGGCGCAGGCCCACGGCCATGCCCATGACGCCGATGCCGGTGCGGCGTTGCTGCGTTTTTGGCTGGCCCTCTCTCCTTGGTTGCTGGCGGCCTATGGCCTGGCTATGGTGATGAACTGGCTCCAGCCCCTTCGCCACCGAGGTGACGAGCAGGGCCAAGGCCTGCTGCGGGGCATGGCTTGGGGGTTGATGCTGCCGGTGTGCCTGCCCGATGCCGCCCGGGTTTACCCCAAATTGCTGCAACACGGCGCCAAGCCGCTGATGGCGCTGGCTTTCTTGCTGGCTGCGCCTATTTTCGGTATCGACGCCCTGCTGGCCAGCTTTGCGCTGCTGGGCGGGGAGCTGACCCTCTGGCGCTTTTTGGCGGTATTGGTGTTGGCCTTGGTGTGCGCTGGCTTGCTGGTGCGGTTTTTGCCCCAGGTGCCGGGGCGCAGCTGCTACCAGCATGACGCCGAAGCGCCGCTGCGCTCAGCTTTTGAAATGGGTTACGGCCACCTGATAGACCACACCGCGCCGTGGGTGATCACCGGCCTAGTGGTGGCTTCCACCCTGGCCCCCCATCCGCTGTGGGCCACCTTGGCGGCGCAGCCGGTGTTGCAGCTGCTGCTGGTGTTGGCGCTGGCCTTTCCCTTGCATCTTTGTGCCACCGGTTTGACGCCGGTGGTGGCGGTGTTGCTGGCCTTTGGCCTCGATTGGGGCGCCGCCCTTGCCTTGTTGCTGGTGGGGCCGGCCTTGAACCTGGGCTTGCTGCGGTATCTGGCGGCGCAGCATTCGCGCCAATTCGCCCTGGCGTATGGCCTGGCGGTGGTGGCTATCGCTGCGGTGCTGGCACTGGTGATCAGCCAGTGGCTCGGCATTGGCGCCAGCTCTTTGCCAGAACTCAGTGCCGAGCAGCTAGACAGCCCCTGGCGGGTACTGTGCGCGCTGGTGCTGATTGCGGTGTTTTCCACCGCGCTACTGAGGCGAGGTGCCAGGGGCTTTGTGGCCGAGCTCTGGCCCAAGGGGTTGGAGATAAAACCTCACCATCATCATTGA